From the genome of Bacillus mesophilus:
CCAAGAAGGCACCTAACGGTAAAAATTGAATGTATTGAGGTAATACAATCATCATGACCACAGCGACCAAGCCTGCTCCGGCAGACACCCCAATAATTCCTGGATCTGCTAACGGATTTCTCATCACACCTTGTAATAAGGCGCCTGCAATGGCTAAGCAAGCTCCTACTAACGCTCCTGTTAATATTCTAGGCAAACGTAAATCCCAAATAATCTGACCTTCTGTTGTATTAGATTGATAGAATAAGGCTGTCCACACTTCTTGAAGCGGTATCGAAATGGATCCAGTTACTAGACCATATAGCATAGAAACTACAAATAATATAGGTACAGTTATTACAATTAGCCGCTTGAATGCTCTCGGGTCCTTTTGAATCTCAATCTCTTCTAAAAGTGGTGGCCTCTCTTCTTTAGGTTTTGACTCCAACATTTAATTCACCTTTTTCTGCCTAGCTTTTTTAGTTCATCGACTTAATGCTTTCACTTAAAAATTCAAGTGACTCTACTACTCTAGGTCCTGGGTTTGAACTAAATAGATTTGCAGGTAGAATAACGAGATTGTTATTTTGCATTGCTTTTACATTTTCCCATGCTGGGTTACTCTTAATTTCTTCTTCAAACTTATTTTTAACAGCTTCCGCATCACCGTGAGCAATAATGTAAACAATATCGGGATTCTGCTGTAAAACATGCTCCATACTTAACTGTGCATACGTTGGGTACTTTTCAATTCCAGGAAGATCACTTGCTATATTTGTGATACCTACTTGTTCAATTAGATTTCCAGCTAATGATGTTGGTAACGCTGCCATCATTGATTCCGTTGACCCAAATACTACTAATGCTTTTACTTCATTTTTAATAGGTTCAATAGCTGCCTTTCTTTCTTCCATTGACTGAACTAGTTCTGTAGCCTTATCTTCTAAACTTAAAACTTGACCATATAATTCAATTGTCTCTAAGATATCTTCATAACCATCCATAGCAGTAAGCATCATGTTTAATCCTAATGATTCTGCTGTTGCAACATCCTTCATGTTTAGACGTGCATGTCCAATTACTAAATCAGGCTCTAGACTTACAATCTTTTCGAAATCAATATTATGAGAATTCCCTACTTCTTCAATTTCTGATAATTCAGCTGGTACAACAGGACCTCGCACACTTGGTCGACCCACAATTTCTCCACCTAGAGCATGGACAATTTCCAGATCTGCTCCAACAACAGAAACAATTCGAACCGGTTTTTCATCAAACGTTAGCTCACGTCCTGCGTGGTCAGTAATCGTAACTCCTTGTGCAACTACCTCTTCTTCTACTTCTTCCACAACGTCCTCTGTTTCTGTCGATTCAGCGCTTGTACTCTTCACAGCCGTTTCATCTTGAGTAGAGCCAGTGGTTGTAGAAGATCCACAACCCGCTAATATAAATATGACCAATACACTTATGACAAACAAAAAACTTAAGCTCTTATTACGTTTCATATATGTACTCATCTTTCATCCTCCTAAAAATTCGATAGTTTTAACAATAATGATTCTCATTATCATTAAGTCACTTTTAAAAAAGCATGATATTCATGCTGACAAATCTAATTCAATCTTCTTTTCTATATCACATAATTATCCCTATAACTCTTTGTAACTTCTAGTGATTCATAAAGACCGGCTACAATATAGTCCTCTCTCTCATTCCAAATTCTCCACCCATGTCCTTTAATGTAGTTACAAGGTGTAATTTGCATATGCTCTACAGAAACTTGAGAAATGGTACTAATGCCAGCTTTATTTTGTGTAGAAGTTGAATAGATAATACCGTCACTTTCAGTTAAGTCTAAGAAACTCTGATTCTCATTTCCAAGACACGTCTCCCAAAGGAGTTGATCAAACGAATGGGAAAGACTACAAATTTCTATTTTTCCTACATCACTTCGACAAGAGCCAGTTGCCACAATTAATTGATGATCAAATGTAATCATTGAGGAAATCATTTGCTGCTTTTCTGTTTTGATCTGTTTCATACTCTGAGTTAGTAAATCAAAGCACCATACTCCCCCGTATTTTGGATGAATTTTCGTCCCAATTAAAAGCTTGTTCTTATACAGACAAATGGAACGGATAGAGGGAGCATTTAAAAATTGATAAGGATAATAGGTAGTCCATGTTTCCCCTGAATTTGTGGAGAGGTATATAACCTTTTCACCATGTGTAATGACGAGACCTGATGAATGAGCAACAACACTCCATATAGTTGCCTTTGTTGGAAACTGTTTGATTACCCAATTTCCCCCTTCATCACTACTGCTTATAAATAGTCCATTATCACCTACACCATAAATATGTCCATTACTACAAGTTAGATCACGAATTGTTCGTCCGGTATAATGTAATGAACGCTTCCAAGTACCTTCACTTTTGATAAACAAACCTTCCTTTGTTGCAAGAATGCTGTTACCTTGTTTAGATTTTGTCACTGCAGTTGCGCTCATTAGTTTTTCCATAAACTTACACCTCTATTAGACTAGCAAAATTTACGGCAAAATCTACACATCTATCAATTTCTTCTTGTGAATCAGGTGTGAACTCGACTTTCAGCCCTTCCTGAATAATTTCGGCATTACACTCTTTTAATCTATTTTCAAATAATACGACTGCCTCACAAAATTTTGGATACACCGTATCACCTGAACCAAATACGGCTGCTTTTTTTCCCGTAAGATCCAACGTTAAGAGTTCTTCATAGAAATCTTCTGTTTCATAAGGTAGATCCCCATCTCCCCATGTATAAGACCCGATTAAGATGCCGTCATAATTGAGGACATCATTTACATCCATATGCTCAATTTCCAAAACATCAATTTCATGTTCAAAAGGCTCTATACTCACCTTTAGTAAATCCGCGATTTCTTCCGTATTGCCTGACATGCTAGCATATGCAATTACAACCTTTGCCATAAATCAACCTCCACTTAATAATGATAATCATTCTCACAAGTAATAATATATCAATAATGATAATCATTTTCAACTAGATATTTATAAAAAATTTTTTTTCAATCTAACAACATATTTTATAAACAAAAAAAGGTTCCTCACCTACGTCGATTTACTTATCGGCTCAAGGTAAGTCACCTTTTAAAATTGGTATACATCTTCTATTTCTCAACCATTTATGTCCCGGTTTTGTCTACTTCTTCTTATAAACCGTTAACTTATCTTCAGCTGTTTTACGAGCTTTTGCTTCAGGTACTTTATCAAAATAGCCCATGTGTAAGAAACCGACAATTTTTTCACCAGGATTTACACCTAACAGGTGACGAACTTTAGGATCATAGATATGAGGATTCGTTTTCCATACCACTCCTAGTTCGCGTTCCCAAGCTAGCAGCTGGAAATTTTGAATTAGCGAGCTCACTGCTGCAAAGTTTTCTTCCCACTGTTTTTGCCTTGGGTCCTCCTCCATAATTACAATCAGATAAGCTGTTGGCTGACTGAAGTAGTTTCTTCTATTCTCTTTCATATCTGCTGGAAAGGTTTCTACTAAATCTTGTACAAACGCTTCCTTTTCCTGTGCAGAAACAAATATAAAGCGCCAAGGTTCTCTTAATCCATGGTTGGGTGCCCATATGGCATCATTTAAAATCTCGAGCACAATCTCTTGTGAAACGTCCTGATCTGTATAACCGCTTTTAATTGAACGTCGTTCACGAATGATTGTTGCTAAATTTGATTTAGTTAATCCCATCATCTACTTCTCCTTTATTATTAAACTAAAACGAGTTTGTTCTAAAGTTTTATCTTATGTAAGTTGTTTCTTTGGTCTTTCAAAAGTAGTTCATTGATACTAAAAGCATTGGATGTATAATTTATAATTTATAATTGATAACAATTATCAATAAAACCCTATTCAAATATTACCGACAATGATTATCAATGTCAATATTTGTTTGCTTTTTTATATACAGTTGTAGTTTCTCCAACAGTTACAATAACCAAAAAAACGTTACTTTTAATAAACAAATTTAAAATCATATGTATTTCACGTTAAAATAACGAACATTAATTGTTTACTTATTAAAAAAGTTCGTATATAATCAGTTTTGGAGTTACACATATCATAAGAAAAACATTCGTATATTCTTAGTATCATGGTCTAAGAGTTTCTACTAGGAGCCGATAATTCCTAACTACGAATGGGTAGGCTTTACTATACCCATTTTTAGTTAGGTTTTTCTATTCTATTTAATTAGGTGGTATGTTGAGAAATCGCATATTACGAGTTATTACTTACTACTTAAATTCTTACTTAGGAGTGTAGATCATGGAAAATGTATTTGATTATGAAGATATTCAGTTAATCCCCGCGAAATGTGTTGTAACAAGTCGTTCTGAGTGTGACACCACAGTAACACTAGGAGGGCGTCAATTTAAACTTCCTGTAGTACCCGCTAATATGCAAACTATTATTGATGAAAAAATAGCCTACTATCTTGCTGAGAATAATTATTTTTATATTATGCATCGATTTGAACCAGAAAAGCGGATTTCATTTGTGAGAGATATTCAGTCTAAAGGGTTCTTTGCATCGATAAGTGTTGGTGTGAAAGAAGACGAATATCAATTTATTGAAGAGCTTACTAAAGAACAACTTACGCCTGAATATATTACAATTGACATTGCTCATGGACATTCAAATGCAGTCATACAAATGATTCAACATATAAAAAAGCATCTACCTGGAAGCTTTGTCATTGCAGGTAATGTAGGAACACCTGAAGCAGTTAGAGAACTTGAAAATGCTGGTGCTGATGCGACAAAAGTAGGAATTGGTCCAGGTAAAGTATGTATCACTAAAATTAAAACTGGGTTTGGCACTGGTGGCTGGCAACTAGCAGCACTTCGCTGGTGTTCAAGAGCGGCAAGTAAACCGATTATTGCTGACGGTGGAATACGTACACACGGTGACATAGCTAAGTCTATTCGTTTCGGTGCAACAATGGTCATGATTGGATCCCTTTTTGCGGGACATGAAGAGTCTCCAGGTGAAACCGTTGAGAAGGATGGTAAGTTTTATAAAGAATATTTTGGTTCAGCTTCTGAATTCCAAAAAGGCGAAAAGAAGAATGTCGAAGGAAAAAAGATGTTCGTTGAACACAAAGGTTCCCTTCAAGACACTTTAACTGAAATGGAACAAGATCTTCAGTCCTCTATTTCTTATGCTGGGGGAACCACGGTAGATGCGATTCGCCACGTTGATTATGTAATTGTAAAAAATTCGATTTTCAATGGTGATAAAGTGTTTTAATTAGATTTATTCAAGACAAAAACCAGCTTCCACATGATTGGGAAGCTGGTTTTTAATTAACACACCATAAAAAGAATTTTTTCAATGGAAGATGCCTCTGTACTTCTGACTCCAACTTTAGAAACTTACATGTACTATCTATTTAAATAGCAAACACATGATTACCGATTTTTTTGATGATTTTTCGTTCACGTATCCAATGATCAGATGCTGTTTCAGGGTTATAAAAATACAGTGCCTCTAATTCGTGTTTTTCTTCAATTAAGGCTTCTTCAACTGCTTGAACTGATTCTTGGTCAGCGGGTTGTTGAATGGAATTATTTTGAACAGGTTCAAACTGATTCTCTTCATATATAACTTCCTTAATTGAGTCTGGGAACTTCTCGTCTTCTACTCGATTTAATACCACTTCTGCTACTGCTACTTTTCCTGAGTATGGTTCGCCTTTTGCCTCGGCTGTAACAAGGCGTGCAAGTAATTTCTTTTCATCCTCTGAAACTAATACTTTATGATTTTTCATTTCTTCCTCATTAAGATGTTTATTAGAAAGCTCCTCTGTTAGAAACTGATAGGTTGGCATTTTTTGGCCAGCTAGATCTTGTTCATATAGCTTCTTCAATGTCAGTTTGGTTTGTTGTTCTTGTGATGATTGATTAATCATAGTCGCGGATGAAACGATTAAACTAATAGCCAATATTAAAATCGTTAAGAATCGAATGGATGTATTCATCTCGTTACCTCCTGTTTTGTTTTTTGGGAACAGGCCTATAACTAGGGTAACATACTCACCGATTAATTCCTTAGTAGATGATTGGTCGTATTATGACAGGCATATGACAAAGATGACGTTCCCTTATCAAAACAATAACAACCCTCAAAAACCAACATAATTCTACAAATTATATAGCAAGAAAAAGAAATGAGGTATGGTTATGTTTTCTACAGCTGAAATTGGAATTGATTTAGGAACTGCAAATATATTGGTCTATAGTAAGGGGAAGGGTGTTGTACTTAATGAACCTTCAGTTGTTGCTATTGATACGAATACAAATAAAGTAGTAGCTCTTGGCCATGAGGCAAAACGAATGATTGGTCGAACACCAGATAACATTGAGACAATAAGACCTTTAAAGGATGGAGTAATCGCAGATTATGATATTACAACTTCCATGCTAAGAACCATCATGAAAATGACGTCAAAGAAGCTTGGAATGTCATTACGTAAACCAAATGTGGTTATTTGTGCTCCTTCAGGTGCTACATCTGTTGAAAAAAGAGCCATTGAGGATGCTGTTAAAAGCTCGGGGGCAAATCAAGTTTTCTTGATAGAAGAACCAGTTGCGGCAGCAATCGGGGCAGACTTGCCAGTAGATGAACCTATCGCAAATGTTGTAGTGGACATAGGTGGTGGTACAACTGAGGTTGCAATTATCTCTTTCGGAGGAATTGTCTCATGCCAATCCATCCGTGTTGGCGGAGATCAATTTGATGATGATATTGTTCAATTTGTTCGTAAAAAGTACAATCTACTAATTGGTGAGCGTACTGCTGAGGAAATGAAAATCGAGATTGGGTATGCCTTAGTTAAGCATGAAGAAGTCAAAATAAATATTCGTGGACGTGATTTAGTCACCGGATTACCTAAGACGATTTCTGTTTCATCCTATGAAATGCAGGAAGCAATGCAGGATTCATTACTACAAATTCTAGAAGCCATTCGGGCAACACTTGAAGCCTGTCCCCCTGAACTAATTGGGGATGTTGTTGATCGTGGTGTCTTATTAACTGGTGGTGGTGCGCTAATGAATGGCCTTCAAGATTGGTTAAGAGAAGAAATCGTCGTCCCTGTTCATATTGCACCAAACCCCCTAGAATCTGTTGCAATAGGAACCGGAAAATCGTTATCCATCATTAACAAGCTTTTACAAGCAGCAAGATAATCAGGAGAATAACATAAAAAGCTGTTTATGTCAGGGGCTATTACCATGACATAAACAGCTTTTTTTATTTTCTATACCATTAATTAACAGCCCTGTTAAACCTTGTTCTTTAAAAGAATCAAAATAAAGTACAATTTGTATAGGACATAGTATTTTTATTAATTTTGCAATAGTTGAGATGATATCTTTTGCTCTACTACCTCTGCTAGCTCATTTATATTCCATTCGTTATAATCCTCACTGAATATAGGTGGATGAATAATGATATTAACATCACCAGGTTGAAAACGGGATCCCTTTTCTTCAAATAATCG
Proteins encoded in this window:
- a CDS encoding ABC transporter substrate-binding protein, giving the protein MSTYMKRNKSLSFLFVISVLVIFILAGCGSSTTTGSTQDETAVKSTSAESTETEDVVEEVEEEVVAQGVTITDHAGRELTFDEKPVRIVSVVGADLEIVHALGGEIVGRPSVRGPVVPAELSEIEEVGNSHNIDFEKIVSLEPDLVIGHARLNMKDVATAESLGLNMMLTAMDGYEDILETIELYGQVLSLEDKATELVQSMEERKAAIEPIKNEVKALVVFGSTESMMAALPTSLAGNLIEQVGITNIASDLPGIEKYPTYAQLSMEHVLQQNPDIVYIIAHGDAEAVKNKFEEEIKSNPAWENVKAMQNNNLVILPANLFSSNPGPRVVESLEFLSESIKSMN
- a CDS encoding WD40/YVTN/BNR-like repeat-containing protein, with protein sequence MEKLMSATAVTKSKQGNSILATKEGLFIKSEGTWKRSLHYTGRTIRDLTCSNGHIYGVGDNGLFISSSDEGGNWVIKQFPTKATIWSVVAHSSGLVITHGEKVIYLSTNSGETWTTYYPYQFLNAPSIRSICLYKNKLLIGTKIHPKYGGVWCFDLLTQSMKQIKTEKQQMISSMITFDHQLIVATGSCRSDVGKIEICSLSHSFDQLLWETCLGNENQSFLDLTESDGIIYSTSTQNKAGISTISQVSVEHMQITPCNYIKGHGWRIWNEREDYIVAGLYESLEVTKSYRDNYVI
- a CDS encoding flavodoxin; protein product: MAKVVIAYASMSGNTEEIADLLKVSIEPFEHEIDVLEIEHMDVNDVLNYDGILIGSYTWGDGDLPYETEDFYEELLTLDLTGKKAAVFGSGDTVYPKFCEAVVLFENRLKECNAEIIQEGLKVEFTPDSQEEIDRCVDFAVNFASLIEV
- a CDS encoding nitroreductase family protein; amino-acid sequence: MGLTKSNLATIIRERRSIKSGYTDQDVSQEIVLEILNDAIWAPNHGLREPWRFIFVSAQEKEAFVQDLVETFPADMKENRRNYFSQPTAYLIVIMEEDPRQKQWEENFAAVSSLIQNFQLLAWERELGVVWKTNPHIYDPKVRHLLGVNPGEKIVGFLHMGYFDKVPEAKARKTAEDKLTVYKKK
- the guaC gene encoding GMP reductase, with translation MENVFDYEDIQLIPAKCVVTSRSECDTTVTLGGRQFKLPVVPANMQTIIDEKIAYYLAENNYFYIMHRFEPEKRISFVRDIQSKGFFASISVGVKEDEYQFIEELTKEQLTPEYITIDIAHGHSNAVIQMIQHIKKHLPGSFVIAGNVGTPEAVRELENAGADATKVGIGPGKVCITKIKTGFGTGGWQLAALRWCSRAASKPIIADGGIRTHGDIAKSIRFGATMVMIGSLFAGHEESPGETVEKDGKFYKEYFGSASEFQKGEKKNVEGKKMFVEHKGSLQDTLTEMEQDLQSSISYAGGTTVDAIRHVDYVIVKNSIFNGDKVF
- a CDS encoding cell wall hydrolase, whose product is MNTSIRFLTILILAISLIVSSATMINQSSQEQQTKLTLKKLYEQDLAGQKMPTYQFLTEELSNKHLNEEEMKNHKVLVSEDEKKLLARLVTAEAKGEPYSGKVAVAEVVLNRVEDEKFPDSIKEVIYEENQFEPVQNNSIQQPADQESVQAVEEALIEEKHELEALYFYNPETASDHWIRERKIIKKIGNHVFAI
- the mreBH gene encoding rod-share determining protein MreBH, with the protein product MFSTAEIGIDLGTANILVYSKGKGVVLNEPSVVAIDTNTNKVVALGHEAKRMIGRTPDNIETIRPLKDGVIADYDITTSMLRTIMKMTSKKLGMSLRKPNVVICAPSGATSVEKRAIEDAVKSSGANQVFLIEEPVAAAIGADLPVDEPIANVVVDIGGGTTEVAIISFGGIVSCQSIRVGGDQFDDDIVQFVRKKYNLLIGERTAEEMKIEIGYALVKHEEVKINIRGRDLVTGLPKTISVSSYEMQEAMQDSLLQILEAIRATLEACPPELIGDVVDRGVLLTGGGALMNGLQDWLREEIVVPVHIAPNPLESVAIGTGKSLSIINKLLQAAR